The Pyxidicoccus xibeiensis genome includes the window GGGCGAGGCGCTGCCCGAACCGCTCAAGCAAATGGCGCTCGATCAGGGCGTGGACCTCGAAGAACTCGACTTTGAAGGCAGCGACCTGGAAAAGTCTATCGTCAACCAGGGCACCAACGATGCCATCGTGCGCGAGTTCATGGTCCGTTGCCGCAGGGATGCCCAAGGCCTACCGCACAAGACCATTGTCTTTGCCGTCAGCCACGCCCACGCCAAGCGTCTATACGAGAGCTTCAACCGCCTCTACCCCGAGCTGCAAAGCCAGGGGCTGGCCGAGATCATCGACAGCTACATAGAGCGTGCCGACGCGCTGCTCGACGATTTCAAATTCAAGTCCATGCCGCGCGTGGCCATCTCGGTGAACATGCTCGACACCGGCGTGGACGTGCCCGCCCTACAGAACCTTGTGTTCGCCAAGCCGGTATTCAGCCGCGTCAAGTTCTGGCAGATGCTCGGCCGTGGCACCCGGCTCCATACCGACCCGGCCACAGGCGAGCGCAAGCGCGATTTTCTCATCATCGACCATTGGAAGAACTTCGCCTATTTCCAGCTCAACCCTGAAGGTGAAACCGAACGCCCCAGCGAACCGCTGCCCGTGCGGCTGTTCCGCCTGCGCCTGGAGCGCTGGCTGCTCGAACACGCCCAGCAGCGCCCCACCGACGTGACCGTCGCGCGGCTGCAAGCCATGCTGGGCGCGTTGCCACGCCAGAGCGTCGACGTGCGCCCGCATGTCGAGACGTTGGACCGCCTGGCGCAACAGTGGCCATTCCCGGAATCGGCCCCCATCGAGCATCTGTCGCACGCGCTGGCGCCGCTGCTGCGGCTGGTGCCCGGCCAGGCCATCGACGAGCTGCAGTGGCGCATCTGGTGCGAACGCGCCGCCATGGCTCACGTGTTGGGCCGCGCCGAGGAGCTGGCCCGCCTCCAGCAACGCATTCAAGACGCCCTGCTGCGACTGGCCGACGACATCCCCGAGGTTCGCACCCATGCCCAAGCGCGCGCCTTCGCGCTCTCGCCCGGCTTCTGGCAACATCTGGATCCGCCGCGCCTGGACGAGCTGCAAGACCGCTTCGCGCCGCTGATGCGCTTTCGTGTGCGCGAAGGCGGGCAACCGATCGAAATCAACCTGCCCGACCGCATTGCCCAGCGCAGTTGGATCATCTACGGCCCTACCGGCGAAGGCGCCTTCGCCGACAGATACCGCGAACAGGTCGAAGCCTTCGTGCGCCGGCTGGCCGACGAACATCCGGCCTTGGCCAGGCTCAAGCGCGGCGAAGCCCTGAGCGATGACGAGTTCGACCAGATCGCCGCTACGCTCAACCAAGCCGACCTGTTCGTGACCACCGACACCCTGCGCCAGGCCTTCGACGCACCGCAGGCCTCGCTGGTCGAACTGTTGCGCCACATCCTGTGCGAAGACGCCCGCCTGCCCGATCGCGAGGCCCGCGTGCAGGCCGCCTTCGACGCCTTCCTCGCCGCCCATCCCGGGCTGCGAGCCAACCAACTGGCCTTCCTGCGCGCCGTCAAGGCCGCCGTGCTGCGCCACGGCCGCGTCACTCGCGCCGCACTGTCGCAGGCGCCGCTGGTCAATGTTGGCCACGTGGAAGCCTTGTTCGCGCCGCGGGACATCGACGAACTCCTCGCGCTGGCTGAACGTTTGGCTGACCGCGCCGCCTGAACCCCGAGAATCGAGACATCGCCATGCTTGCCCCCCACCTGCGCAAAAAAGTCGACAAACTCTGGGACCGCTTCTGGTCCGCCGGCCTCACCAATCCATTGGTCGCCGTCGAGCAAATCACCTATCTGCTTTTCCTCAAACGGCTGGAAGACCTGGATCGCGAGCGCGTCCGAGCCGGCAAGCACTCCGTCTATGCCAAGCGCCTTCCCGAGGACAAGGCTGAGTTCGACGGCGAAACCTGCCGCTGGCGTTACATCCGCCAGGAGAGCACCAACACGAGGCATCTGATTGAAGTCGTCTTTCCCTGGCTGCGCACGCTGGACAAGCGCTTGTCAGAGCACGAAGAGGGCACCGAACTCGAAGGCCTCGATGGCCGCATGGCCGATGCCTATTTCCAGCTCGACCCCAACAAGGGCCAGGTGCTGCACGACGCGGTTCAGCTCATCGACGAGCTATTTGTCCAGGCTGGCGATGGCAGCGCCGCGCAAGACCTGATGGGCGACGCCTTCGAATACCTGCTCTCGGAAGTGGCCACCGCCGGCAAGAACGGCCAGTTCCGCACACCGCGCCACCTCATCCGCTTCATGGTGGAGTTGCTCGCGCCCCGGCCCGGTGAGCGCCTGATCGACCCCGCCGCCGGCACTGGCGGCTTCTTGTTCAGCGCCCAGCAGTTCCTGCGACGGCAGCTGTCCGCGCCAGACAACGTGCGCCTGGAGTGGGACGGCGCGCCGCACCGCATCGACACCGCCCAGGCCAGCGCAGAAGAGCTGGAACGCCTCAACGATGGCCACTGCTACGTGGGAATCGACAATGACCGCACCATGGCCCGCATCGGTTGGATGAACCTGGTGCTCCACGACGTCCACAACCCGCAGCTGCAGCAAGGCGACTCCCTCTCCAAACGCGAAGGCAAGCCGGAGCTGGCCCCCCTGCTCGCCAGCGAGAGCTATCGCTATGTCCTGGCCAACCCGCCTTTCACCGGCACCGTGGACACCGCGGACCTGGAACGCGACCCCCTGCTCTTTCCCCGCGCCGGTACCAAGGGCAAAAAGAAGGATGAGGTGCTGACCAACAAAAGCGAGCTGCTCTTCCTGTGGCTGATGCTGGACCTGCTAGAGGTCGGCGGCCGTTGCGCGGTTATCGTCCCGGAAGGGGTGCTTTTCGGCAACACCGACGCGCACATCAAGCTGCGCCGTGAGCTGCTCACTGAGCATTGCGTCGAGGCCGTCATCTCGCTGCCCGGCGGCGTGTTCCAGCCCTACACGGGCGTGAAGACCTCCATCCTCGTCTTCCGCAAGGAAACCCCGCGGGGACGCAAGACCACGTTCGAGAAGACCACTCCACGCACCGAATGGGTGTGGTTCTATGAAGTGGTCGCCGACGGCTACATGCCGGACGCCAAACGCACCCCCCGCCCCGGGCAGGAAAACGACCTCTGGGACGCACTGGTTCAGTTTGCGCGCTGGCAGCGCGAAGGCCGCGCCGCCTTGGAGGGTGAGGCGCACTACCATCAACCGTGCTACTGGCGCGAACGCTGGCGCCAGGCCAGCTTGCGTGATGCCAGCGGCCAGCTCACCCCCGCCGGCTTTGCCTTCGCGGATGACGAGCAGGCCGCTCCAGCCTTCGACAACAAGACCTGGGCCATCCACGAGTTGTTCCCGGAGCTGCCCACTGATCCGGCAACCGCCGAAGCGTTCGTGAGCGAGCGCGTCGCGCCGCGGCTCGCCGACGTCGCCGCACGGCACTTCGCCCACGCTGGCAAGACCGCCAGCACCAAATGGAACAGCGCGGTGCGTGAGCTCCAGCGCTATTTTGAAGACGAAGGGCTCGCTCTGACGCTGTGGAAACAGCTCTGTCGCGTGGCACAGGAGCAGGTGCCCGAAGAACCGAACGTCGAGCCGCTGCCCGACTTGGTGGATGCCCTCGCCCCGCTGGCCCGCGACGTGGCCAAGGTGGACGGCTACGACCTTTGGCTGCGCAGCGCCGACATTAACCAGGCACGCCCGGCCAACGTGCGCAAATGCTGGACCGTGCCGTTGCGCGCCTGGGCGGTGGATACCGAATGGCGCTCAGCCGACGGTACCCTGCAAGGCTCGCACGATGCCACGGGCCTGGTGCGCCCCGAATATGTGGCCGAAAAGCAGCTGCGGCTCTATGACGGCGACACCCTTGATGCCGCGCTGCTCGACCCCGACTGCATCGAAGCACGCGACTGGAACCTCTCCGCGGGCCAGTACAAGCCTTTCGACCTGGCCGAGATGACCAGCGACGTGTCGGTCACCGATCTCATCGAAGAACTACGCGCCTTCGAGCACGGCATCCTCAAGAGGCTGGACCGCCTGCAGGCCATGATGGAGGGGCGGGTATGAAGTGGCCGCAGGGGTGGCGGGAAACCTCTCTACTACAGGTGTGCGAGCTGAATCCGCGCCTCACCGCCGAAGAAAAGCCGGCTGGTGACACACCTGTCAGTTTCGTTCCCATGTCCGCGGTGGATGAATCCATCGGTGCGATCATCGAACCAGAGACGCGCAGCTTCGCGGAAGTGCAGAAAGGGTATACGCCGTTCCGCGAGGGTGACCTTCTGTTTGCCAAGGTCACACCGTGCATGGAGAACGGAAAGGCGGCTCTTGCACGTGACCTGGTGAACGGTTTCGGTTTCGGCTCCACCGAATTCCATGTTCTGAGGCCAATGCCAAACGTGCTATTGGCTGAATTCTTGTTCCACTTCGTTCGGCAGTCCTGGTTTCGAGCGCAAGCGGCTGCTGCATTCGTTGGCACGGGGGGGTTGCAGCGCGTTCCACCCGAATTCTTCAAACGCGTCAGACTTCCGCTCCCCCCGCTCCCCGAACAGCAACGCATCGTCGAGATGCTGCGGGAGGCGGATGCGCTGGTCCAGGACAAGTCAAGCGCGGCTCAACGCTTCGACAAACTGGTCCAAGCGCGCTACCGGCAGCAGTTCGGCCCCTACTTCGCGAGCGACGGCCTGCGCAGTCCTGTGCGTATCGGTGAATATCTGGAAAGCGCCCAGTACGGCATTTCCGAGGCCATGGGCGAATCGGGCAGCCATGCCGTGCTGCGGATGAACAGCATCACCACCTCCGGTTGGTGGAATCTGCGCGACC containing:
- a CDS encoding type I restriction-modification system subunit M, with the protein product MLAPHLRKKVDKLWDRFWSAGLTNPLVAVEQITYLLFLKRLEDLDRERVRAGKHSVYAKRLPEDKAEFDGETCRWRYIRQESTNTRHLIEVVFPWLRTLDKRLSEHEEGTELEGLDGRMADAYFQLDPNKGQVLHDAVQLIDELFVQAGDGSAAQDLMGDAFEYLLSEVATAGKNGQFRTPRHLIRFMVELLAPRPGERLIDPAAGTGGFLFSAQQFLRRQLSAPDNVRLEWDGAPHRIDTAQASAEELERLNDGHCYVGIDNDRTMARIGWMNLVLHDVHNPQLQQGDSLSKREGKPELAPLLASESYRYVLANPPFTGTVDTADLERDPLLFPRAGTKGKKKDEVLTNKSELLFLWLMLDLLEVGGRCAVIVPEGVLFGNTDAHIKLRRELLTEHCVEAVISLPGGVFQPYTGVKTSILVFRKETPRGRKTTFEKTTPRTEWVWFYEVVADGYMPDAKRTPRPGQENDLWDALVQFARWQREGRAALEGEAHYHQPCYWRERWRQASLRDASGQLTPAGFAFADDEQAAPAFDNKTWAIHELFPELPTDPATAEAFVSERVAPRLADVAARHFAHAGKTASTKWNSAVRELQRYFEDEGLALTLWKQLCRVAQEQVPEEPNVEPLPDLVDALAPLARDVAKVDGYDLWLRSADINQARPANVRKCWTVPLRAWAVDTEWRSADGTLQGSHDATGLVRPEYVAEKQLRLYDGDTLDAALLDPDCIEARDWNLSAGQYKPFDLAEMTSDVSVTDLIEELRAFEHGILKRLDRLQAMMEGRV
- a CDS encoding type I restriction endonuclease subunit R, with product MTRTEAQTRAHRIDADLARAGWSSARRNLLEEVLLRTGEQEGEYDGRSFADYVLLNAAGNPIAIVEAKRSSRDELAGKRQAAEYADAIRTRFGIDPFVYLTNGREIQFWDRDRYPPRPVAGFHTPEDLERLLHQRRYAQPLGTVAIEPRIAGRDYQAEAIRRVAEGIEAARRRFLLVMATGTGKTRTTIALVDLLLRAKRVQRVLLLADRRELVRQAMMEFKTRLPNESLARIEGGEAPTARIHFATYPSMMQVYERLSVGHYDLIIADESHRSIYQRYKALLDHFDALVLGLTATPTDYIDHNTFQLFACDDGVPTYLYSYEQAVAAGNLVNYRVLNAQTQFQIQGIQGEALPEPLKQMALDQGVDLEELDFEGSDLEKSIVNQGTNDAIVREFMVRCRRDAQGLPHKTIVFAVSHAHAKRLYESFNRLYPELQSQGLAEIIDSYIERADALLDDFKFKSMPRVAISVNMLDTGVDVPALQNLVFAKPVFSRVKFWQMLGRGTRLHTDPATGERKRDFLIIDHWKNFAYFQLNPEGETERPSEPLPVRLFRLRLERWLLEHAQQRPTDVTVARLQAMLGALPRQSVDVRPHVETLDRLAQQWPFPESAPIEHLSHALAPLLRLVPGQAIDELQWRIWCERAAMAHVLGRAEELARLQQRIQDALLRLADDIPEVRTHAQARAFALSPGFWQHLDPPRLDELQDRFAPLMRFRVREGGQPIEINLPDRIAQRSWIIYGPTGEGAFADRYREQVEAFVRRLADEHPALARLKRGEALSDDEFDQIAATLNQADLFVTTDTLRQAFDAPQASLVELLRHILCEDARLPDREARVQAAFDAFLAAHPGLRANQLAFLRAVKAAVLRHGRVTRAALSQAPLVNVGHVEALFAPRDIDELLALAERLADRAA